Part of the Aquamicrobium lusatiense genome is shown below.
TGCCGGGGTCGACCGTCGAGTTGTTCGACGGTACCTCCGTGCTCGGCAAAGCCGTCGCCGGTTCGGATGGCGCCTTCGCGATCGTTCTGGATGATCCGCTGAAGTCGGGCGACCACCAGATCGTATTGCGGGCGACGGAAGGCGGCAAAACCGTCTCAACCTCGGTTCAGACCGCCGTTGTTTCCGTTCCCGACAAGCCCGACGGTCAGGTTCTCGCAATGGTCGAGGAGCCGGGCATGCCCGCACAGCTCCTGACCGTTCCGCAGGCAGCTCCCGCGCCGGGTCAGCAGGCGTCTTCGGACGCAACCGCTGAGGCACAGCCTGCCGGTGAAGTCGGCGAACAGGCGTCCGCTCAGCAGAGTGCGGCCGGGACAAGCGGTGACGATCGGCCCAATGCACAGGAAGAGGCCGTGCAGCCCACTGGCGTGCCCCGGATCGTCGTCGAAGCCGTCGAGATCGATGGAACGAAAGTTTTCGTAGCTGGCCGCGCCGATGCCGGGCGCAAGGTGCGCATCTACGCCAACGAAATCCTGCTGGGCGAAGCCCTGACGTCGCCCGACGGTCATTTCCTTGTCGAGGCCAGCAGGGACCTGCCGGTCGGTGAATACACGATCCGCGTCGACGGGCTCGATTCGGCGGGCAGCGACAAGGTCGTCGTCCGTGCCTCGGTGCCGTTCCAGCGTGAGCCCGGCGAAACGATCTCCGCCGTTGCCCCTTCCGAAACCGGGCAGGGCGGTGCGCAGACCGACCAGTCGTCCGCGCCGAAGCTTGAACATGCCGATGGTTCGGTCATCATTCGCCGTGGCGACACACTGTGGCAGATTTCCCGCCGCATCTATGGCCACGGCACGCGCTACTCGACCATCTATCTCGCCAATCAGCAGCAGATCAGCGATCCCAACCGCATCTGGCCGGGGCAGGTGTTCAAGCTGCCGCAGGAGACGGACAGCGGCGAGAAAGCTGATTTCGATGCACTTGGCGACCGCGTGACCGTTCCAACCGGGAACTGAGCCTGCCTGCCGGGCAGGCGTTCTGGCCGCGCTTTCTTTCGGAGGCGCATTGCATAGATGATTTTCATCGTATATCGTCGATATACGATGAAAGAATCCTCCCAATGTGACGCCAGCTATCAGAAGCTGGGTGACGCCGAACTGGCCGACCGGCTTGGTGCGCTTTCGCATCCGGCGCGGATCGAGATTCTTCGCTGTCTGGCGAAGGCGAGTTCCTGCTGCTGCGGAGAGGTGGTGGGTCGTCTCGACCTCGCGCAATCGACCGTCTCCCAGCACCTCAAGATTCTGGTGGCCGCCGGTCTGGTGCGCTTCGAGGCCGATGGTCAGCGCTCGCGCTATGCCATCGACCGCCCGGCATTGCGGGCGGTCGCCGAAATGCTGGCCTGCTTCGCGTCCTCCTGCTGTTCCGATGATTGTTAGCTGCCGAAAAACCTCCGGCGCGCGACAAATCTATTTTATGTAAGGCATTCAATTCGTGAGTGAAAAAACAGTTTCCGCCGATTCCGGATCAACCCTGAAAACGCTGGTCAATCTGTGGCCTTACATGTGGCCGTCGGACCGCGCCGACCTCAAGGCCCGGGTGATATGGGCGACCGTGCTGCTGGTCGCGGCGAAGCTGACGCTGATTGCGGTTCCCTACTTCTTCAAA
Proteins encoded:
- a CDS encoding Ig-like domain-containing protein; the encoded protein is MKNNGLKALLFAAAAALVAVFIGYLSGALDSFLGRTPTEVAQPQATAPATETSSPADEAENEATAPASGETAQAGAEVQAPVDAAVGEQVSSPRTETSETTVPTFDVLRVEGDGSAVVAGKAVPGSTVELFDGTSVLGKAVAGSDGAFAIVLDDPLKSGDHQIVLRATEGGKTVSTSVQTAVVSVPDKPDGQVLAMVEEPGMPAQLLTVPQAAPAPGQQASSDATAEAQPAGEVGEQASAQQSAAGTSGDDRPNAQEEAVQPTGVPRIVVEAVEIDGTKVFVAGRADAGRKVRIYANEILLGEALTSPDGHFLVEASRDLPVGEYTIRVDGLDSAGSDKVVVRASVPFQREPGETISAVAPSETGQGGAQTDQSSAPKLEHADGSVIIRRGDTLWQISRRIYGHGTRYSTIYLANQQQISDPNRIWPGQVFKLPQETDSGEKADFDALGDRVTVPTGN
- a CDS encoding ArsR/SmtB family transcription factor, translated to MKESSQCDASYQKLGDAELADRLGALSHPARIEILRCLAKASSCCCGEVVGRLDLAQSTVSQHLKILVAAGLVRFEADGQRSRYAIDRPALRAVAEMLACFASSCCSDDC